From Colius striatus isolate bColStr4 chromosome 10, bColStr4.1.hap1, whole genome shotgun sequence:
TGCTGTGGCAAGGCCAAGGCTCTGCCCTCCTTGGTGAGCCATCACCATGCCTTAGCCTGTGCCCATGCTGGCAACAGACCTGGTGGGCCCAGGAGCTGTGccttgcagaaaaacaaaaccccagcaaaCGAACTCCTTTCACCAGAGAACTTCCTGGGAAAAACGCTTGCAAAAATCAGACTGTTTTACCGATTCTTTTCCCCAAAAATGTGTTGCTCTTTCTATTGCTGCTCCAAACTGACCCAAACCAAACActgagctgggctgtgtggggaggaaggcagcaggcgccagcagcagagagatgTGAACAGGTCTCACACAGAGCTCTTTAGGATTTGACTGGACAGCATGTAGGAGGCTGATTTCCAAACAGGGCCATTCATTTCACCTTTTTTGAAGGAAATGAGCAAGGACATGTCAGAACTTTTCCAACAGAGGGAGCATGGGGCCAGTCATGGCCATTGAACCGTCAGCTCATCACCTGAGGTGCCTTATTCTGGGATGCCCATACAGCTATTCTCACCTTCCATCCTCTGGGGAAAATACATCAACAATGTTTGGATTGGGGTGTAATTTAGTCATCAGAAAGCAAAGATTTGGAGCTTGGAGACCATTCTGGTTACTCATTTCTCAGTGGCAATCTCTCAAGTTAGGATTTGAGAAGTGCTTGTGGAGCAACCAAAAGCAGCCTGCAGACATTCCCTAGGAATTACAAAAAAATGACTTGTGGTCACTGCGAATTGGAATGGACATTATTTCATTACATGCCACAAGGACATGTCTCAGACCAACAGTTTCTATCCTTAGGCCATCTAGGCTAATTGGCAACAGATAAATATAACATTTACATTAGATTTGATGGCTGCAGCAGTATCATTATTATTGTAAGCTTTATGTTTATCAAATTGACAAGATAACCTGATAAGTGATCACCTGTTTTTACTCAAAAGAGAGACTAGAATAGCTTGCTTCCTGGTGTGCATACAGAGAGTGCAAATACCACATTTCCTCCATTTTGAGGAAGTTTTTTTGGCAAGCTTTGCAAAGCTTATTTTTGTGCTTCCAGTTATTCTGGCTGTGATCAAGAAATCAGAcaagagaggagcagcagatTGGATCTAATGAGAATCTGTTTTAGATGCTGGTGTGCTATCCAGAGGTCACCAAGGTCAACATTTGCAAAAGCTAAGGACAAAACCATAGCAATGAAGCATGTCATGACTCAGGCTGAAAGCcaggaaaaaatgagaaatggatAGTGCTCAAATGGCAAAGTCTTTTGTCATTAACTTGACAGCAAGTGTGACAGTGAGGAATCCATAAAATTCATTGTGCTGCCTAGAGTCCAGAATGAAGAGTGGGTTCAATTCTTATGTTGCTACTCACATCTGCTGCGTCCCAAAATGACTCAGGTCTTATCCAGATCACATAGTCTCCAATCCAACGCAGCAGTTCAATCAGTTAAGATTTCTTGCATGACTGAAATTAAACATATGCATAAGTATTTTACTAGAGCAGCACTTTACTATGTCTGAAGGTTTTCTGCATGCTAAGGTTCACAGCCCTCAGTGTATTACTGTGTTAAGTTACCAGCAAGCTTTTCCTGAGGGTTCTTGCAAATCTGAAGAAGAAATTAGAAGACAGTTTTAGGAAAACCTGTATTACCCTGATGCTTGATAACTGAAGACTTTTGTGGGAAATTCTGGTATTAGCTAAGAAGAGGAGAGACTATGGCTGGTGACGACTGACAATGAGAGTCCCTGCTTCCTCATACAAGAAGATTTGTAATAGActggaaggagaagaaggaaacTACTACTGCAAAACTTTCATCatctaagaaataaaactgtcccAATTTATGTTTTAGAATACAGCTTTTCCTGATCCTCAAAAAATCCTTCACCTTTCCTGCAAAATTTCTCAGTCACTTGGAACATTTCATGATCATTTACATTTGACTTGGCATTATTATCAGGTTAGATCTAATTTTAGCGCTGAACTAGAGTatctacagaaaagaaaaatagaagtgaTTTATAGCTTTCAAAATATTCAGATGCTGTCTTCTTTTGACAGGTTTTGAAGATAATATATTTCTATATTCATGTATGTATCCATTTAGTGAGGACTGAGAGactaatttttcagttttttggtactaattttttttcactgatgaaCAGTAACCAATACATCAGAATAATGCTCTattaggaagaagaaacagtgaATTGAAACAAATAATATGTAAGTTGAATAAAGTACTATTGCAGAAATCTTGGCTGTGCTTTCAATAGGCAGAATGAGGTGTTTGTGTATCAGTGCTGTATTATACTGAAGGAGCATATGATGCAACACCACCATTCCCTGATGTTGTCCATTTCAGAGGTGCGCTCAGCCAGGAGAGTGTTGGACAGCTTTACAGTAGAACCTAGGCTCTTAGGTCCTGCCTAATTTCATCCTAAATACCTAGGAGTGAccttcaaaacctgtctgagTGTCCTTCCAGCCCTGGGGTAGCCCTCTTTCCTGCACAGCTGAATTTTAATGTGAAGTGCACCTTACAGCCTCTGCAGTTCTGCACTGTGGAGGTTTGACAACGCCTACCCCAGTAGTTCAACCtgtgctgcagcatccctgagATTTCCTGAACCAGCTGACTGCAGAAGCAGACTGAAGACACACCTGGCATCCAACATGAGGATTCTTCTTAAACTCTGTGATAGCTCAGTGATAGCAGGTTCAGTTGTGATGTAAAGACAGATTTTATTCCCTTGCCTGCTCTAGAGAGTTTCATCTTATGGCTAACATTCAGTGGACCAGGGATCAGAGCCTTCTTGCATGATTAAGTGATGGTCTTCCTGTTCTGTTCTCCCACACCTTTCACAGAAAGATCAGAAAATGCTTAGACCAATATGCTGTTTCTTGCACTGTTAGCATGGATTGATAAAATCTTTCTCTTTGAAACTAAAGAGCAGGATGTCAGGTGAGGAATCCCTCCGGGTTTCTGTGATGGAAATAAATCTAGCAGTGTGTATCCAGGGGGATATTTTGGGCAGGATTTAGAGTACATTCCTGCCTTCAGCATTTCCTGTGAATACCACACTAAACCCCCACATTTTAAGCTGCATGTGAGTGTCCTTAGGTGAGTCCTTCCGGAAGCTGATCATTACAGTGCAATTGTCTAATGAGCATTGATGTCATCACCGACACTTGTGGAGAGCTGGTTGTAAACACTGAGTTGTTCAACTGAGAAACCAGCTTCCTGTAGATTAATTGTGACAGTGATGTATGTAATTTGTAAACAGAACTAATCAGGGATGCCGGCCATATAACCATGGGGCAGGCAGGAAATGAACGCAGCTGAGAATTTGCAGACTCACTTTCTTATTTTGACCTTTCAAAAGATGAAACAACTGAATTTAGTTTAGCACAGATGTATGCATTTTCCGTAGAAGAAGCTCTGCTGAAACTACAATGATTCCCAAGCCTGCATCAGGCTTGAGTTTTCATTAGGGATGCCTTACAAAATTCTTTTGAGACTCCTGGCTGACAGGAGGTGCAGACCCTGAATGCAAAGCTTTATGTTCCAGTTGACAGTGATCTGCATCTGAAGCAATGCAattctatttctttccttttcaagaGCCCTGATAAAAGACTCTTTTATATATGTAACGTGAACTAGGTGTAGATGTTATAATGTTTCTCTGCCACTAACTTGGAAGAATCCCACATGCTAAGATCCTCCATTGGGATGaaacctttaaggtcatcactAGAGAAATGTGCTGATTGCAAGCTCCTCTATCTGAAATTTACACTCaagctattttcattttggtgTTGTTTCATGAAGTTAAAATGGCTTTTtaccagaaaagaaacaaacccaccAAATCATTAGGAAATTGTAGGTCCTGTTATGGTTTCCAGTAAGGAATAAACAACATAAATATTGAGGAGTCATAAATTGTTAACTAGTTACTGAAGAGCAGAATTATTTATTAAACCCAAATTAATTCCAAACATGTAAGCTTAATTTTCAAGTCTGCAAATCTCTTTACAGgacaaataaagagaaatgtgGAAACACATATTTTCAGCCCATGTACTTCAATGAAGTTTCTTTTCATACTTATTCTTCACAGAACAGTAGAAAGACTGtgttgctgcttttttattCCCCAAAAGATGATTATCACTTCAGCAGAAACTAAAACAAACATAAATCCACAAAAGCTATATTAGAAAAAATtgatttgaataaaaaaaatgatgaagcCTGGTTGCACAGGATCCTGGACAGTACCAGAACATGAGCAGAGACGTGAAGGAAACAAAGTTTACACTTACTTGGCGAGTAATAAGACCAGCTTGAAGGGAAATGCAGTGGGAACACTTCTTTGTGCTGGGCTGAACCACTCAATCAGGGCTTCATTTCTTTCAGCTGAACTGAAAGTCTAAATCTCTCAGTGGTTGCCTTTAAATAAGAAATATAACATATTCAGTGTCCAGCACTATGTCATATTGTTAATGGTATCAGTCAATATTTGTTTCATAGAAGGCAGTTATTAGGTCTCCACAAGTCAAGCATGACTTGACCATCATCAGTGTTAGAACATTATACAGCACTAATAAAAGCCAGTGCAGAAACCTTTTGTCCAAAGAGGAGGCCCAAAGAAATCAGGATATCACTGCAAGAGACTTCCTGCACTTCATGATCtattcagttttgcttttttggtCACATAAAGATTGTTTCAAAACTATATTTTTTATTCATCCAGCTATGAAAActgttgaaaaatatttgtatttcttttctagaAGTAGTAAATCTTTAAAGCAACATGGCTTGGCTCTCACTTTACAGAGATTGTCTTGATTTGAGGACTTAAAAAAGACACTTAAGAGTcttttttgggaaaaaagagtCTTTTTTCCCAAAAGATTTGTGAATACATTTCAGTGGTCAGAGAAATGGACATGAATCAGGACATTTGTTTCTCATCCCAAATGTCTTCAGAGCTTTCTAGGTCTGTAGTCATGTTATCAACATATTattttgggtttgctttttctgGCTTAAAATAACTTACTCATTTTTCTAAATCATCATCCTGAGGTATATAAAACAGCCCAGAAGTATTTACAGGGTCATTAATACCGTTGCTATAACTACTGTAGCCTGCaatgcaaaacagaaatacttAACACCAGCACCATCACTGACAAAACACAGGCTGACTTTGATGCAATTTGGCTACTTCAGGGCCTGGATTTAATATTAGCTTTCTAttaatgggaaaaagaaaagtaggggaaaaaaaaccagagagaTGATTCCATtcctccccaaccctctccACCCAAATTTCCAAAGGAATTCTCAGGACATGCACAGCACATGGCTGCATTTGGTACTGATGCTGTTGACACAGTGCAGTAATATTTCAGGCATCTAAAACATTCCACCTGTTGCTTTAGGGTCAATTAAAGGTGGATTGGATAAGCCACTCAGATGTATGCTGGGGAGAGTCCATCATTGGTGAGTGCTGAAAGAGATGAGACAATGGGCAATTTGCTTTTGTAAGTGACGTGGTATAGTGGCAAGGCTGCCACAATTCACTTGAGTGACGCTTCTTGCTGCAAATCTTTCTTAAATAAACTATCTGAACTATCGAGGCTACAATTAACATGTTTCAGgaactgaaataataaaattatgGCAGATGAACACAGACAGTATTATATACACTTtataggtgaaaaaaaagatcGTGTGTCTACCACCATTgcagaaaagtgaaataaaatcatGCATtctatatttatttacttattggAAAAGGCAGAATATATTATTAAAGACAGCTGTGGTTAAAGTCATTTCAAAATAAGCAGGATGTGATATATAAGCCTGCtctgaaactgaaaatgcagtttaaaaCAATAACCCTGCTTCTAAAAGGTCCTCGAGTCACAAAAGGCAGTTTTGCACTATTTCATAGTCATTCTGATCAGTCACGCAATACATGTGAGTTATCcttcattattttctctctctaaaCAAAAAGATCACAACAGATAAcatctgttttgttgtttcagGAATTTGGGGTCCCAGCAGagcagtttcttttttaaattcttttgaGTACGAGTAGCTCCCATCTTCCTCACCTCCATAAGCCACAAAGAAAAGGCAATAGTGAGCCTCTCACCAGAACTTACTCATGTTGCTGTAACTGAGCAGAACTGAACAAAATTGTGGGAAGGTGATGAGGTCGTGTCTTCTCCCCAAAGCTCAGAGTCTAACCTGAATAATCAAAATGAGGCATTGACATTAAAAAAGGAGAACTGTATCATTCTTAACCAGTTAACTACTGCTTAATCTTAATCTTTCCCATCCTGTCATTCAGCTAATACCAAAGAGGTTTCTTTGGTAGATGTATTGTACCTATGACATCTTCAACACAAACTGTTTTTAAGAATGAGTAATTAATTGGCCTAAAGCTTGTATGTGAAGAGGTAATTTGTGCTGATCagcctaaaaaaaaccctctatgTTTATGTCATGTAAACtgaaatgagaatttttttgttatttactgTCAAAACAATGAAATCACAAATTTCTGTGCTGAACTAAAGACTTTTTTATGCTTGCTGGGAGACTGTAAGAGAATATAAAGTCATGTATAGAAAAGGTAAAGAAGGAACATTAAGTGGACAAACTTGAAATTAGAAGTAGGTACCTATCATTTCTGAAAAATGGTGTAaaaactaaaatagcttcttaaaaaatatctaCTTAACCACAGCTTCATCTGGCTCTTGCAGGAGACTCTGAGAAACGAGTTTCAAGTTAGCATACTGTAGGTAGAACTGGTTCTATGTCCAACATACGGCACCTGAAGCTGTAGAGGACAGTTTAAGGTCAGTTAGAAGTTCTTCTATCTTAATATAATGCTGTGTgttattttaagtaaaattatTCTCAAGGTTCATTTTGGAGAAACTATGTACACTTCTCACAGGTGTTTAGGGGAAAATGATGGCATCATCCTAAGTCTACCAAAGTGTCAAGTTCCACAAGCAGAAAcccaggagctgctctctgATGAGACCTCTGCTAGTCAGGATCATCAACAGCCATTTTGCAAAGTTGCAATCTCACTTCCCTAAATGACGACTCTAAAACCGGAACTCGACTTAAAACTCCAGTGTGTGTACAGTTGCAGTGGCAGTGAAGGTGGAGAACCTCCTTCTTTGCACTGCCTACCCTGGAAGCTGCTCAGCAGCCAACCGCGTCAACACAGCCGGATACAGCATGTGAGACCCTCCTGAGCACGGTGGTTACACCAGGTGCAGCTGCTGTAAGGaagtaaaagaaacattttctgaaactgGGAAGCTGTTGTAGAGGAAGATGGAAAACCCACTTCTTTTGTTTCCCCAGTTGAACATTTCTACTTCAAAGGATAAATCGTATTACAAAGTCATGAAATCAACAATTAAAGAAGAGCCACATAAAGCAAGCAAGCCTGGGTAAGTTTTAAGGTCATGCTCTGAGTGTTCTGTTTAAGTAAAGGATTTTTCTGTCATAGCCTGTGGGTATGAATTTAGGGCACagatcattttctttttgatttatatatatgaaaatatagGAATTGTATATGTGAAATATGAattcatttcagaaacattttttaagagaaagaaacaaataaaaaaaagaaaataggaaagagAGGTTTCAAGAGGTTCTGAGAAATACTTCTTTAAAGCCTGAACATGATCTGggaagtttctttttaaaaatttcaagTGACAGGAAGCaatacttccttttttctttgtgaaatgtTGCATGTAGAAGATGCTGAACCAACTGTTTATGTTCTCTACTGTGAAATTTCACCCTCTtgtctttaaattaaaaagatacTGAGAATGAAGgtatttcagtttctctttgCCAGTGCTTCATATGTAATTTTGTGCCAagatatagagaaaaaaaaatcatcaatgTGAACAGTATATGTAGGAGAAGTAATGTCAACATTACTTTAAGTGAACATTGCTATAAGCCATCTATGATGCAGAAACAGAGATATTAGACAACGGAAAtgtttgaggtgaaaaaagctCAACTTTCAATAATGTTGCTTGAACAGTCACCCTAATTTTGTTATAGAGCTAAGCAGAAGAGAAATAGGCTGAGCCTTCTCCTGCAGAAATCAGAATTCCATGAAGGTGATCATCTTGGTAAACCTGGAACCTTGACAAAAACAACAAGGTAAGAGTTATAAAAGACTGAGTCGATGGGGACTCCTCTCAGGAAGTGCCCATGTGACACAGGACACTGCCTGCATTTGTGTGTCTGTACATTCAGACTTGGCAGACAGTAACACAATCCAGCCCAAGCATACAAACATTATAGAGTtatctgggatgcatcaaggtAACTCACCACTGGTGTTTTTATACCACTAAGCATAGGCTGGTCCCCACACACTTACAGATAAGTCTAAACCTTTACACATGCCAACAGCATTATTAGTCCACTGACTATAGTGAGGAAGCATCAACTCAGAAATGGAGCTGACAAACTCCTGCCTATGGGGAAATCATACAGCTCCTTGGAAAATTGGTTTTCCAAAGAATTCTGTGATGGACAAAAGCCAGATGGATGTCAAACACTGAATGCATGGTTCCTCAATAGTTGCAGTAATTGTTTTCATGTTCTTATCTCCAAAATCTACATGCTGACGTTTGAAGACGGTTGCAACATGATCCCTGTATGATACTTCTTACAAATCTACAGGGTAAAGTCTTCCTGTTGAATTCAATAAGAGTTTAGTTCATGGCTTCAGTGGGGTGCCAAGACATTGCTGATATATTAAGAATTGCATTTATAGGTCTTCACTGAAAAGAAGGAATGCAACTGCAttggactgaaaaaaaagagaaaaccccaaaaccctgGAACCCTGTGGCCTAAAAATTGTCTTTGGATCAGAGATAAATGCAGAACACTTCAGTGCTTCCCATGCTCTTTTATCCTGTTAAGATTGATGAACCTTGTTTAAACAGTTACTCTCTTTGGGACGAGGATGCTGGCTTTGCCCAGAACTGCTTCTATAGACCCTTACCTATTGTGAACTCATGGTAGAAACTGTATAAAGGCCCAAATTCTGTTGCTAGAACCCATGAAGAAGTAGCCATGAATTGGGTACCTAACACATCTACACATCTGGATAATCAGGCAATATTTGTTGCTTACATGTCCAAATATCCCACCCATCCAAATGATACGGTGTATTCATGATCTGGAGGAGTCTGTGCTTGTGGCATGTTTCattacttccttttctttctttgctgctCTCAGAAGCCTTAATTTGGTGGTTTTACAGTTCACTCAGAAATGCAATGATGAACAAAGGTAAAACAGTACAGAGaacactctttttctgtttcttagttTCAGTCATGTAAAAACCATGCTAAGATTCCATCTAAAAAGAGGAAGCACAGTCTCTATGCCATCTATATGTAGAGAGTTCTGGGTGTTTGGTTACCCCTGGGTATTTCATACAAAGTCACAGCCATCATGACATTCTTATAATCTGTGAAAAGATGGCTTCAAAGGTAGATACAAAAGCAATAAATAATTCTCTGAAGAATTTTCCCCTTTTAACAGACTATAGTCCCTTGCTCAGCCAACTGCCTTTTACCACTTTACTCTCAGACAGCTGCCTGTCAGACAGGGATTCCGCTCTTCTTGTTGTATAGAGAAGAAACTGCTATATTTTTGCTGATCTTTATGTATAGACTAGAGAGAGAGATGTAAATTgtttttggcaaaaaaaaaaccccaaaccaaacaacctACTCTTTTTCACGTATTAAAGTGAAATAATGATTTGAGATGATGATTTAAGCGGTTTACTCAGTTTTTATGACTTCCATTCTTCACACACAGGTACCGACTAATATAAGTAGAAATAGAACTTAATGAAACACTGCAGATGGAGAGTGAGGTGATACTGGAAATGCCTGTTGCTTGTTAATTAGTTTCTCCTCATCTTTTAAGAGTAAGAAAGCTAAACAACCCAACACATGAAAGCTTTCTGTCTATTACTGCAGTAAGTCATTGCTGCACCCAGGTGTCAGTGAGGTATCTGTGAGGCTACTGGGTTGATGTagtttctgaaagaaaaccagaaattcCCACTAAGAGTTTCCAAACCCAGCAAAGAACCTCTCCAGCATTCCATGGAGTTGTGAACTGCTTATGTGAAGTCATCAGGATTTATTTTGCAATAtgacaaaattaatttctgtagcTGTAGGAACCCACTGTTCCTGGGTTTACAAGTCCAAACAGTTCAGAGAACTGTACTTTTTGTACTTCTCATAACTGAAGAACTCTGAGGGAGTGAGGTCTTGTTTTCCCTGACCCCTAAATCCCCCTAGTTTACTGGCCTATGCTCATTTCTTGAGTTTCAGTTCTCCAACATTTGTACTTTGGTTTCTCTCTCCCTAGTTAAAATTTTCCTTGCTATAAGCAATAACTTCAGCTAGGAGTCCTGTCACATttataaaaaccaaaccaacaaaccctCCTTTTAATTTTGTGCAAACTCGAGATAATTACTGGCTTAAATTCCTTCTCCAAGTGATTGgaatttcctttaaatttcACACGCCTACAGATTTTGCCAACGGGACTCAAACTATGTGGGCACTATCTGGAGAAGTTTCTTATTGATACTTTTAGCCTACTGTGCTTTGCCCTTGAATGAAAATGGTTCTAAAGATTAATTTTCATAAAGCACCTAATAAAAATGGACTTCACCTTCAGGCTTGAAACTTAAGTCCTAATCCTATCATGATACAGTTAATTTCCAGGCTTATTCCAGTTCTGGTATactaaaaatcaaaatactgtCCAGATGTGTGTTCAGGGTTAATCTCTACAAAACCAAAAGAGGGTTTCTCAAAAATAGTGTTTGAGTTAATAAAGTAGGCTGCTCTTTTTTCATTTCCGCATTGTTCTCTAGGGCAGAATGTTTGAAATCAAAATTAAGAACATTCAGCTTGACATATTTGATGAAGAATATGTGGAGTTTTATAAACAGAACACAGAGTCTTAGAGTAACATGACATTTGAAATTGTTTGTGGTAAACAAATGAGGCTACTTCCCAATAAGACTATCACCTAAACCATATTGCTACAACTTTGTCTTCAGGCTATagaatttcctgtatttcattaaaaatagacTGTGGTAACACAGCCTCAGACTGAGAGCATTCAAAACCACATCTCTGCAAGAGTATGTTTTAAGTTTAAATAGGTGACTGACCTGGTTCCCTTATGAGTTTTACCATCCTGCAAGATCTCAATTCCCTTAAAGACAGTAACTCAACAGAAAcaccaaagagaaaaatctctgctttggtgtattttttttttaaatgaggggAAGAAGTACAAATCTGCAGGAAAGGTGTCaagaaaaacccccaaaccaaatGCTTCTGAAGTAACTAAGAGAATGAAGTATTTTAGTAATGTGATCTAATTAAAAGCTTTGTGAGATGGTCCTGAGCAGTAACGGCAATAGGTAACATATGTCACAACAGCTTCATAAATACACAATATGCACAACTCTTCAAAaatcattttctgtttcttcagcaGTGTGTCTCCTGAAGAAGCAGTGAAATGGGGAGAATCTTTTGACAAACTGCTTTCTGAGAAAGGTTAGtagttttttctctctccaggcAGGCTGTTAGGATGGAAAATGGTAAAATCCGGTTGTGCACTGAAATAGACCTGGCAGTTACCTAAACTGGGCGTGATGGGTCATTTATAGCTGCATGTGTTTCTGCTCTCCTCATATGCTTAGGCTACAGCATGCTGTCaactactgaaaataaattttaaattgcATATTTTATTGAACAAAGTcatttaagacagaaaaaactCCTTCAATGAGCAAAAGAATTTTGTCTGAATATTACTTAAATGTTCCCGACTACAAGACCAAGAAGTGAAAACACGTTTAATGTACCCAAGAATAGACTTTGTCACTTCTGATACAGTTTGTTTCTAAAGCAGTGATAGGATCAAAGCTGGCTGTCATTTGAAAGGTCCTGTTGCTTAGATAATCATCAAATACACATATGTCCCTCCTTCCATCTTGGAGAGAGACATGTGTGGTCCAGCTACAGTGCTGGACACCATGTGCTTATCAAATCTGTTTCTTGAACAGTTGACATGATTACAATTGCATTACTTCTGCTAATTAAGCacactgggaaagaaaacatcttCAGCATAATAGCAATAGGATAAAACAGATTGTAAAGATGCCAAAAGCCCTTCATTTatatttgttactggagagcAGTCTACTTATGAGCAAAGATTCAAACAGTGTTTCTGTTAACCTCATTGATATTCTGCTGGAAGAAAGTCCCTCACTTCCACATATAGCCACATGTTTTGATTACTTCTCATTCTAAATTCACAAGATCTTGGCAGTGTTTTTTTACTGATGCTGAGAACTGTGTAATGGGAGTTAGAGCACATCAGATCACAGTGAAAGAACTGCACTTATTTAAAACTTGtatgtaatttaaaattattatctaTAATATGATGTAATTCAAAAGGAGCACAACTTCTTTTGTTACCTTGCACAGATTTTGTGAGAAGAATAACTGTCTGATAaggatgtattttaaatatgcaATTCAACATTCTCTTTGTAGCTGGATTGGATGCCTTTACAAAGTTTCTGAAAACTGAGTTCAGTGAGGAGAACATTGAGTTCTGGATGGCTTGCGAGGAttacaagaaaagcaaaactgcaCATGAACTTTTGCCAAAAGCTAAGACTATTTATGAAACGTTCATACAAAAAGATGCTCCAAAAGAGGTAtggtaaaaacatttttcattgcaCAGTGTTTGACACAGCTGCATCTGATGACATCTGCTTTTATGAAGTGCCCAGAAGCAGGGACAACAGTTAATCATGTAGTCTCTGACGTAAGAAGGCTGTATCTTAAATGTCAAAgctctgaaaagaaatctgGAAGCAACTgcataggggtttttttttcactattctCAATACTCCTTTCAAAACTCCCTCCACATTACTCTTCTAAATGTAGAGCAGGAGTTTAAATATGATATATGAGGAATTAGAAATTTATAGTGGTCTGTAAAGCCAGGATATAAATACACCAATACAGGGtgaaggtaagaaaaaaataatgatgttaAATGTTAAAGCTGCAATGAGACATGTCAGCTAGCATTGGTGAAAATATATTACCTGTCTTCATTTAAAGCTACCTCCAGAACAACAGACttattctctctctcttaaACTTCTTAAAGTTATTATGTATTACGATAACATATTAAATTACTCCATAACTGAGATGAAGAAACTTTTGTTGTAAACAAACCGAAAGACTAGAAGAGAATATAGGAAACTAATCAATTAGCTTAAATCTCTAAAATAATAATAGTTTTAAACATGAACTTTTCTTGGTTGATCCCTCCTACCAGCAATACTTAAACGTTCTTGGTATGTTACTGTCAGTATGTACACAGCAATATGTTGATATGTCAATCCTCACAACACTAAGACCCTTTTTATTACTACAACAGTGTAAAAAGTTTTCATATTTACAATTTCTTCATGTTACTGAAGCGTGTTATAGAGAATTCataaatgagaaaaaggaatattttttacCTGCTGTAGGAAGATGACGAATAGGTTGGGAGATGATGAAC
This genomic window contains:
- the RGS18 gene encoding regulator of G-protein signaling 18 isoform X2, yielding MENPLLLFPQLNISTSKDKSYYKVMKSTIKEEPHKASKPGAKQKRNRLSLLLQKSEFHEGDHLGKPGTLTKTTSVSPEEAVKWGESFDKLLSEKAGLDAFTKFLKTEFSEENIEFWMACEDYKKSKTAHELLPKAKTIYETFIQKDAPKEVNLDFQTKEVTSQNIEQPIITTFDAAQNTVYRLMEQDSYPRFLRSDPYLNLVKGRNPSRPTLRRRSRSFTINDFQGVRPDFTIW
- the RGS18 gene encoding regulator of G-protein signaling 18 isoform X3 translates to MKSTIKEEPHKASKPGAKQKRNRLSLLLQKSEFHEGDHLGKPGTLTKTTSSVSPEEAVKWGESFDKLLSEKAGLDAFTKFLKTEFSEENIEFWMACEDYKKSKTAHELLPKAKTIYETFIQKDAPKEVNLDFQTKEVTSQNIEQPIITTFDAAQNTVYRLMEQDSYPRFLRSDPYLNLVKGRNPSRPTLRRRSRSFTINDFQGVRPDFTIW
- the RGS18 gene encoding regulator of G-protein signaling 18 isoform X1, which produces MENPLLLFPQLNISTSKDKSYYKVMKSTIKEEPHKASKPGAKQKRNRLSLLLQKSEFHEGDHLGKPGTLTKTTSSVSPEEAVKWGESFDKLLSEKAGLDAFTKFLKTEFSEENIEFWMACEDYKKSKTAHELLPKAKTIYETFIQKDAPKEVNLDFQTKEVTSQNIEQPIITTFDAAQNTVYRLMEQDSYPRFLRSDPYLNLVKGRNPSRPTLRRRSRSFTINDFQGVRPDFTIW